DNA sequence from the Luteolibacter sp. Y139 genome:
GACCCGCAGCGCCGGATCATCCTCCACGACCACGCCGGCAAACACGTCCTCGATACCTGCGCTTGGTTCCTCGGCCACGGCATGAAAAACACCCGCGCCCTCCGCGGCGGCATCGACGCCTGGAGCCGCGAAGTGGATCCCAAGCTTCCGAGATACCGGCTCGAAGTGGATTGATCCCTTCAGGCAATTGCAGCATTCTTCCCGACAGCTATGAAATTCAGATGGGGACGGATGCTTGCGGGCATGTTCATCTTGCTCTCAGCACTCCTCGTATTGACTCGGTCGGAAAGCATCACCGAGATCAATGCTGCCACGGGAAACATCAGGACCAGAACCACGGTTGCATGGCTCTGGAAAGGCGCTTGGAAGGAGTCCTCCACCTGGGTTTCAGAACGCGCCAAGCATCTTAAGGTGCCCACTGAAAACAAATGGCAAACACTCGGCATTGTTCGTCAGTTTGGAACTTCCATCTCCCGAGGCTGCAATAGGGCGCCCGTTTCCTATCTTCTGACGAACTTACGCGAAGAGGCGGTTGCTGAAGGACAGCGCGACGAGTTCGTCCGGCAGTTTGCCGGAGCGACCGAAAACGAACGTGAAGAGATTCTGCGGCAACTCCTCCGAGGCGAATCTCTCTCATCCACCCATCCAAAGCTCATCGAGTAAAAGAAACAGGCCCGGCAATCGCCGGGCCCGCTTGTTGGAATGATTGAACCGCGTCTCGCGCGTCACGCAAACACGTCCGCCACCGGCACGCCCTTGTCGGCGAACTTGAAGGGACGGCCCGAAGGCGACATCACCACGAGGTCGTGCGGCAGGCCCATCGCATTGGCGATGGTCGCATTGAAGTCCTGCACCATCACTGGCTTGTCCTTCACGCGTTCGCCCTTTGGATCGGTCTCGCCGTGCTTGTAGCCGCCCTTCACGCCGCCACCCGCGAGCAGACAGGTGAACGCAGCCGGATGGTGATCGCGACCGTTCTGGTGCTCCGTCTTGATCGTCGGCGTGCGGCCGAATTCGGTCGCCACGACAACCAAGGTATCCTTGAGCATGCCCTTCGACTCGAGATCCTTCAGCAGGCCCGCGTAAGCTTGGTCGAACTCCTTGCAGCGACCTTCGACGGCCGCGAAGTTATCGAAGTGAGTGTCCCAGCCACCCAGCTGGACCTCCACGAACTTCACACCGTGCTCCACCAGGCGGCGGGCCAGCATGCAGCCCTGCGCAAAGCGGCCGTCACCATAAGTCGAGCGCACCGAGGCGGACTCGTCGTTGATGTTGAAAGCCTTCAGATCCTTGCTGTTCATCAGCTTGATCGCTTCCTGATAGAGCTCCTCGTAGGACTTCACATCGGCATTCTGATACTTGCCGTGGAACTGCTTGTTAAGCCGGTCGGCCAGCGACAGGCGCCGCTCGAAGTCTTCCTTCGAAACCTCGCCCGGCTTCTTCGAATCCTGCAGGCCTTCCGTCGGGCTGCCGATCGGAGCGGCGGCAAACTTCGCGCCGAAGAATCCACCACCGGACGTATCCGCGGACGAGTCGATCGCCACGAATCCGGGGATCTCGGGATTCGTGCGGCCACCGAGCTTCATCACCCACGCACCGAGCGATGGATGCTTCACCGTGCCACGCATTTCATAGCTGGTGTGCATGATGTAGGTGCCCTGCTCGTGGGCACCTTGGCGGGACGTCATCGAGTTGATCACGCAGACCTTGTCCATGACCTCGGCGGTCTTGGGCAGGTTCTTGCCGACGAAGATGTCGCTGGCCTTGGTCGGGATGGCTTCCATCGGCCCCATCACCTCCTTCTTCTTCGGCTTGGGGTCGAAGGTGTCGATGTGGCTCATGCCACCGGACATGTAGAGGTAGATCACAGCCTTGGCCTTTGCCTTCACGGCTTCGGTGGCTGCGGCAGGAGCCGCCGCTGCGGCGCTGTTGAAGAAGGGCATCAGCTGCACCCCGAGGTACATCTTCGCGGCATTCGTGATGAAGCTGCGGCGGGTCGGCTCGTCGAAACGGTTGAAATCGCGGGCGTTCATGGATTTTTCGAGGGTGAGAGGGTTTATTGGAGGAAAAGGAACTCGGAGGACATCACCAGCGCCGAGACGATGTTGCGGTAGCCGTTCTGGCCGGACTTTTTCACCTCGTCTTGCATCCAGCCCATCTCCTCGGAGGTCGGCGGACGATTGAGGATGGTGATGTAGAGACGGCGGATCTTCTCCTCGTCGCTGCCCGCGCCTTCGAGACTCTTGTAAAGGTGCGCACCGGAGTTGTTGACCAACTGCTCCTGCACGTAGCCGTTCATCAGCGAGAGCACCTGGCCCACGTTCGGCTCACGGCTTGCGCCTTCGACAACGATGCGGTCGGACTGACCGAAGAGGTAGAGCAGGTGGTTGCGGGGAGCGGGGCTGGGCAGCTCGGAAGCGCGGACCTGGGCCTTGCTGTCATAGGTCTGCACCTTGGCCATCATGCCCATGCTATCGCCACCACCACCGCCGCCGCCCTTCTTCACTTCTTCGAGCAGCTTGTCGAAGTAGGAGCGCACCGCGGCTTCGGAATCGAGGGCCAGCACCTCCTTGGACACCTGCACCATGTTCTTCTTGCCGACCAGCACCGGCTTGCGGCCGACATAGATCCGGTCGTCCAGGCTGCGGCGCGGCTTCTTGTCCGGATCGCCGGAGGCCAGCGTGATCAGCGAGTCCCACAGCTGCTCTGCCGACAGGCGGGAAAGCTGGCGACCATGGAAGTCATCACCGGTAGCCACCTTCGCCGGCTCCGGATTCGGCACGAATTGGAAGGTCTTGGTATTCAGCAGCACCTTCTGGAAAGCCCGCAGGTCATAGTTGAGCTCGCCCATCAGCGAGATCAGCGTGGCCATCAGCTCCGGGTTGTGGAGTTCCTTGGTCGCCTTGTATTCGTCGACCGGCTCATACACCCCGCGGCCCATCACATGCTTCCACATGCGGTTCGCTGCGACGGATGCGAACTGCTCTCCCGTCTTGTTCGTGACCCACTCGGCGAGCATCTCACGGCCGCCGCCCTTGTCGTTCTTCTCGGAAATGCGGACGCCCTTGCCGAACGGAGTCTTCGCACCGATCAACTGGCCCGGCTGGCCATCGCGATACTGGTAGTCTTCGGGCAGCTTGATCTTGCCCTCGCCGGTACCGCCGAGGCTGAGCCCGTAGACGCGATCCCACATGACCTGCGCCACGTCGTAATCCGTCGAGCGGCGCTTTTCGCCATCGTTGATCTCATCCCACAGACCCTTCATCAGGTCCTGCTTCTCTCCACCCTGACCTTGGGTGAAGGCCGCCAGTTCGAAGAAATCGTGCCGCTCGGTGGTGCCGAAGGGATCATCGTGGCACTGCGCACACTCCATCCGGGAGCCGAGGAAAACCCGCATCGAGTTCGCCAGGTTGTCGAGCGGCATGCCGCGGTCACGGGTGTAGTAGCCGACCGCCGCCGTCTCCGGATCCCAGCCGTCACCCTTCGCAGAGAGCAGCTTGTGGGTGAATTCGTTCCACGGCATGTTGTTCTCCATCGCCGTGCGTACCCAGTAGCGATACGGCTCGAAGCTGCCGTTGAAGCCCGGCTTGTCATCCGTCACCCGCAACAGGTCGAAGACCCAGTTGGTCATGTTGCTCGCGTAGCCCGGCGACTTCATCAGGTAGTCGATGAGCTGGACGCGTTTGTTCGCGTCGTCGATTTCCAGGAAAAAGCGGGCCTCCTCGACCGTCGGGATGCGCCCGATGGCGACCAGGAAGGCACGGCGCAGGAATGTGGAGTCATCCGTCACCGCCGGCACCTCCAGCTTCTCCTTCCGGTACCAGGCCGCCACCGTGGCGTCGATGGATCGGGCGGCTTTGGCGATGAAGACAGGATCGTCCGCGGGAGCTGGCTTCTCCGCAGCGCGGACAAAGGGCAGCACCACCAGCCAACAGGCGAGGGAACCGAAAAGGCGAGATTTCATGGGTTTCGAGGTTTTGACAAAGCTAGACGTTCGACTTGGGGTCGTCAATTGGACGCCAAGGCATGCAATTCAACGCCAAGGCAGGGGATCGACCGCCTACGCAGCCATCCGATGGGTTCTTTCGTTAAAACAAAACGGAGTTTAAACACAAAACGGTAGGGAAAGTTCCTCTCAGAGATGCGCTATTTTTGATCCAAACCCGTCACAGGCATGCATCTTGCCTCAACTTCTTTGCCTTTCCTCACGCGATCACGTAGGAGGGGCGGAGTTGTCCCCCGGGATCGATTTCGGTAGCGTCACCGAGCTGCTGTGGTTCGCCGCGCAGCGCCCCCCCCTGAATGACCACCAGAGCACTCACCCTGGACCGTCCAATCGTCGGCCCGCTTCCCGCGGTGCTGGACCAGAGGGCTGCTGCCGATGCCGGGCGGCTGGCCTTCCGGTTTCTCGTGGACGGAGAGGAAAACGAGCGCCTGCTCCACTACGGCGAACTGCTGCGGCAGGCGCGGATCCAAGCCGCGAATCTGGTCGAGGCCGGCGCCTCCGGAAAGCCGGTGCTGTTGATGCACTCGCCCGGTCTGGATTTCATCATCGGCCTTTTCGCCTGCTGGTACGCCGGGGCGATCGCAGTGCCGGCCTACCCACCGAGCGGGAATCGCCACCGGCAACGGCTCGAGGCAATCCTCCGGGATTCCGGCGCGGCCCTCGCCATCGGGGAAACACCCGCCAAGCCCATCCCCGGGGTCAGGGTCCTGACTTGGGAAGAACTCTCCACCGGCCAGCCCTTCGCCGGAGATGCCCCTTATGGGGAAGTCCCCTGCCTGATCCAATACACCTCCGGCTCCACGGCGAAGCCGAAGGGCGTGGTGCTTCATCATCGTCATCTCCGGCAACACCTCGCTGCACTCGGCAATACCGTCCGTGGCCTGGGCATCCGCTCCATGCTGAGCTGGCTGCCGCCCTACCATGACATGGGGCTCATCCTGAAGATCCTCTTCTCCTTCGACTCGGGAGTCCCGCTCACCTTCTTCTCGCCCGATCACTTCGTGCAGCGCCCGGTCCGCTGGCTGCGCGCGATCAGCCGCTACCGCGCCGAATTCAGCGGCGGCCCGAATTTCGCCTTCGATCTCTGCCTGCGCTCGATCCGCGACGAGGAACTCGCCGGCCTCGATCTCTCCTGCTGGACCGCCGCGCCCACCGGCGCCGAGCGGATCCGCATCGATACCCTCCAGCGCTTCACCCGCCGCTTTGCGCCCTACGGCTTCCGGCCGGAGACCTTCCTGCCCGGCTACGGCTTGGCCGAGTCCACCCTCATCGTCACCGCCTGTCGCTCGGGGAAATTCCAGAGCATCTCCCATCATCCCGAAGCCGGCCAGCATGTCTCCTGCGGACCGGTGATCGATGGCCTGTCAGTGCGCATCGCGGATCCTGCCACCGGACAAACCCTGCCGCCCGGAAAGATCGGCGAGATCCGCGTCAAAGGCACCAGCGTCGCCGCGGGCTACTGGAACCACCCGGAGGAAAGCGCCAGGATCTTCGGAGCCGAGGGCGAGCTGCACACCGGCGACCGCGGCTATCTCGAAAACGGCGAACTCCACGTGGTCGGCCGCATCAAGGATCTGATCATCCTCGGCGGCACCAATGTGGCCCCGGAGGATGTCGAGGCCGCCCTGGCCAGTGCCTTCCCGCAGTTCGCCGCCGCCGCTGCCTTCGCGGGCGATACTCCCACCGGTGAAGGGTTGATACTGGCGATCGAATCGCCACGCCTTCCAGAGAAGGAGCTGGCCGAACTTGCCACCGCCATCCGCCGCAGCATTGCCGATTCCCTGGAATTGCCCATCCATCGCATCGTCTTCGTTCGCACCGGCACCCTGCCCCGCACCACCAGCGGGAAGCTCCAGCGCTCCGCCGCACGCGAGGCCTACCAGCAGCGAAAGCTCATCGTCACCTTCGACGAAGCCGCCCTCTCGCCCGCGATTCCGCCGGGCGGCAAGTGGCTGGATGCAGTGCTGGATGCCGTGCGCGAAGTCTCCGGCCGCGATGGCGTGACTGCGGAGGACGACCTGATCGCCTTCGGCCTTAGTTCCATTGAGGCTACCCGCTTGGCCGCCCTCCTGCGAGCCACTACCGGTGTCGAAGTCTCCCTTGCAGAACTCTTCTCAGCGACTTCCTTCGGCCATCTCGCCAGCAGCTTTGAAGGCAGGACCGGCACTCCGCTGCCCGAGATCGTTCCCGGCTCGGGACGTGACAGCGGCCTCCTCACCCACTCGCAGGAGCGCATGGGCTTCCTCCATCAGTTGGAGCCGGAAAGCGCCGCCTATCATGTCTTCGGTGCCCTGGAGTTGGAGGGGCCGCTCGACTCCCTCGCGCTCGAGCGCGCCTACACCACCCTGCTTTCCCGCCACAGCATCCTGCGCAGCCGTCACCGGATGAATGACGGCCGCCTCACGGTGCGCCTCGACGATAGCCCACCGCCGCCCATCGAGCGCAGCAGCGGCCCGCGTGAAGAAGTCCTACACGCCTTCGCCTTGCGGCCATTCGATCTCGCGAATGAATCACCCATCCGCGCGCTGCTGATCGATTGTGGAAAGAACCATCACATCTTCGCGCTGTGTGCCCATCACATCGTCGCTGACGGCTGGTCGGTGCGCCTGCTCGTCCGCGACCTCGCCGCCTACTACGATGCCTTCACCGGCGGCACCCAGGCCCCGTCACCACTGGCTGGACCGGACTACCTCGACTACGCGGCATGGCATCGCCGCTGGATCGAAGACGGTGCCGCCGATGCCGCGACCCTCTACTGGAAGCGCCGTCTAACAGGTCACTCCGGCGTGATGGAACTCGCCACCGATTTCCCGCGACCGGCCAAGCCCTCGTCACTCGGTGGTGCCGTGGAGCGTACCGTGCCAGCCGGCCTCGTCGAACGCGTCACCGCTTTCGCCAAGTCCCGCCGCGTCACGCCCTTCATGGTCCAGCTCGCGGCCTTCCTGCTGCTGCTGCGACGCCACGGCGGCGATGATGATCCAGTGATCGCCGTGCCGGTCGCCAATCGTAACCACGCCGCCGCCGCTGACCTCGTCGGAACCCTCGTCAATACCCTGCCCTTCCGGCTCACGCTCGATCCGTCGGAGACGTTCCTCTCGTTGTTAAACCGCGTCCGCGATGCCGCCTTCGAAATGCAGGGCGCACAGGATGCCCCCTTCGAGCGCATCATCGAGGCCATTCGCCCCGAGCGCGCCCGCGATCGCACCCCGCTCGCCCAGGTGATGTTCGATCACCAGGAAATCCCGATCGCCGAAACCTGGCACGGCGGCCTCCGCTGCCGTCCCTACCTCGCCCATCGCGGCGCGGTGCAGTTCGATCTCAGCCTGCTCTACTTCGTGCTCTCGGACCGCCAGCAAGTGGTGCTCGAATATCGCGACGATCTCTTCAAGAGGGAAACGGCGGACGCGATGCTCGACCGCTATCTCGCGACGCTCGGTGCCGTCTGCCGCGAAGCCTCACGGCCCATCCACGCCATCGACGGTCTATCGGAAAATGACCTCCTCCACCTGCTCTCGGCAGGTCAGGGAGCCGCGCGCCCAGGGTTCCCGAAGCAAACCACTCCCGCGCTCATCGCCGCGACTTGCAACCGTCTCGCAAAACAAACCGCCCTCGTCTGCGGCGAGGAATCGCTCGACTACGCCACCCTCGATTCGAGCGCTGCGTCCTTGGCTGCATCGCTGCAGCGAAAGGGCATCAAGCCCGGTGATCGCATCGCCATTTTGTTAGAGCGCGATCTCCTGCTGCCGGTCGCTTTGCTGGCCGCCTGGAAATGCGGGGCCGCCTACGTTCCGCTGGACTCCGCCAATCCACCCGAGCGTCTCGCGCTGGTGCTGGAGGACCAGGCCCCGCTCCACGTCCTCGTTTCCCCATCGCTCGTCGATCGCCTGCCGCCAAATACGACATCTATCGTACTTGATCCCGCCATGCTTGCGGGCACGAGCCTTCCCGAGCCAGTCCCGGTAAATCCGCAGGACGCCGCCTACATCCTTTACACCTCCGGCTCCACCGGAAAGCCAAAGGGCGTGATCGTTTCCCACGGCGCGCTGGCGAATTTCCTCCTCTCGATGCAGGAGGAACCGGGCTTCAGCCAAGGCCAGCGCCTGCTCGCCGTGACCACCGTGTCCTTCGACATCTCGGCGCTGGAAATCTTCCTGCCTCTCGTCGCCGGCGGCACCGTGGACCTCGTCCCCGGTTGCGTCGCCCGCGATCCCGCCGCACTCCTTTCACGACTCGAAGCGACCACGCCGGACGTGATGCAGGCCACACCCGCCACTTGGCGCATGCTGATCGACGCGGGCTGGCACGGCTCGCCCGGCATGAAGATCCTCTGCGGTGGCGAGGCCATGGACCTGCCGCTCGCCCGCAAGCTGCTCCCGCTCGGCCGCGAACTCTGGAACCTCTACGGCCCCACCGAGACCACCGTGTGGTCCACCATCTGGCGCGTGCCGGACAATCCCGAGCGCATCCTGATCGGCCACCCCATCGCCAATACCGGCATCCACATCGCCGGAAACGATGGCTCCCCGCTCCCTCCCGGCATCCCCGGCGAATTGCTTATTTCCGGCGCGGGCTTGGCCGACGGCTACTGGCAACACCCCGACCTAACAGCTGAACGCTTCGTCCCGACTCCTTCCGTCGAGATGCCCCGGATCTATCGCACCGGCGATCTCGCCCGCTGGCACGCCGATGGCTCGCTCGAATGCCTCGGGCGCTCCGATGGCCAAATCAAGATCCGTGGCTTCCGCGTGGAGCTTGGCGAAATCGATGCCGCCCTGCTCTCCCATCTCGGCATCGCTGAGGCCGCCACCGTGCTCAAGGATGAGCGCCTCGTCGCATGGTATCGCCCCACCGTTCCCGGGCTGCCCGCTTCCGAAATCACCGCGCACCTCCGCGCACGACTTCCGGACTACATGATTCCGGCACCGCTGGTCGCCATCGATCACATGCCTCTGACAGCAAGCGGCAAGATTGATCGCAAGGCCCTCGCCGCGCGCCCGCTGCCCGAAGCCTCCATTGAAAATCCAGTCGCAACGAACGCCGGTGACCCGCTGGTAACCGAACTCTGCCAGATCTGGGCCGGAGCCTTGGGAAGCCGGAACGTCCAACCCGACGACGACTTCTTCGCACTCGGCGGACACTCGCTCGTCGCGGCACGCCTCGTCACGGAAGCTACCCAACGCACCGGCATCACGGTCTCGCTCGATTGGTTGTTCGATCGCCCAACGCCCGCCGGCATGGCCGCGCAAATCCGCGAGAAAGCCGCGCCTGACCTGGCGGAACCGCGGGTGCTACCGCTGGCCCGCGGCCAAGGCGGCACCCCGCTCTTCTGGTGCCACACCCTGGTCGATGGCGGCATGGGACTCCTGCCCTATCGCGAGACGGCACAGTTGTTAGGCGACGTCACCGACTCGCACGGCATCGCCGAAGGGGCGCATGGCTTCGACACGCTGGCCGCCATGGCCACCGCCCACGTCGCGAAGATCCGCGCCGCCCAGCCACGCGGACCTTACAAAATCGCCGGCTTCTGCTTCGGCGGAAATCTCGCCGCGGAAATCGCCTCCCAGCTCGCAGACGCGGGCGAGGAAATCGAGCTGCTCTGCCTGCTGGAGGCTGCTCCGCCTCACCCCGCTTCCCATCACAATCCTTGGCTTCACCTCGCCACTTGGCAGCGCATTCTCTCGCGCCTTCCCGGCCGCGTGAAGAGCTTCATGAAGCGGGACGCTGAAGCCGTGCTTCGCCGCTTGAAAATGAAGCAACGCGCCGCCGCCTCCGAAATGACACGGCTCTCGCGCAAGGACGGCATCCCGGACATCCGCGGCATTCTCGATCTCGATGTCCTCGACCCGGAATCCCAAGAGCGAGCCACCCTTCATTGGGAAGCCCTCCACAAGCACCAGTCGCGTCTGCCCCGGGCCAAGCGCATCGTGCTGATCCGTGCCGATGACGATGGCTGGCTGCCACGCCCGCCCACGCTCGGCTGGTCGGCACCCTGCGAAATCGAAGTCCACACCGTGCCCGGCCGCCACGAGGAATTCCTGCGCCGCCGCTCCGCCAAGGAAGTGGCCGACGTGATGAGGCAGGTGCTCTTTCCCCAGAAGGCCTAACAGCGCTTCGCTTCCTGAATCAGCGGACGCAGCTTCGCAAGCTCCGCAAGCGCCACGCTCTCCAGTGAATCGGGCAGGCGGAAGCTCCAGTTCTGCGGACCCACGGTGCCCGGTGAATTGATGCGGTCGGTGAGATCGCACAAGTCGGTGATCATGATCGCAGCATAGCGCGACTTGGAATCGAGCAGCGCCTTGAACAACGCTTCCTTCACTTCCGCGCTGTAAGGTTGATCCGGCTCGATGTCCGCGAACTCGGCCATCAGCCGGAGATTGTTCACCGCCCCGGAACGCTCGCCTTCTTCGGCCTCCGGATCCTCTGCGATTTCGCGGAACCCTTCCCACATCGCCGGCAATGAGTCGTGGTCATGCGTCGCATAGGTGGCGAATGAACACTCGGGCAATTCATCAGGCAGGATCACATGCCCCTCCTCATCGGCATCCCAGTGCGGCACCCGGAAGCCGGCGACATCCAGCGAGGCAAGGTGCGGCCTCACATACTCCGGTACGCACCCGAGATCCTCGCCCACGACCGCCGCTCCACGCGCAGCCTCGATGACCATCTTCAACCGCACGTCACCCTCCGCGCGATTCAGCTCCCGATTCTCCGGTGTATCGTCTGGCCGTGGACTCCACCCCGGCAAGGGACCGCCAGTGAGCTCGACCGCCTCGTCCTCCGTTAGACCGAGAAACTCGGCATTCCGCTGTGGCTGCCACGGGAATGAATAGATCCGGTAAAAGCCGAGCACGTGATCGATCCGGAAGATGTGGAAGATGTCCGTCAGCATCGAGATCCGCTGCCGCCACCACGGGAAACCAGCCGCTTCCATCCGGTCCCACCGATAGAGCGGGATGCCCCAGTTCTGCCCCCACTGCTGGATGAAGCGATCATGCTTGAAGAGTGTCTCCGGCGGCGCACCTCCGCACCAATTCAGATCAAAGTCCTCACGATTGAAGAACACATCCGCCGAGTAGCGGCTCACGCCGATCGGGATATCGCCCATCAGCTTCACGTTCTTGTGATCGGCATGCTCGCGGACCGAGCGCCACTGGACAAAGCACAGCCACTGCACCCACGCGTAAAACTCCAGCCGCTCCTCCACCACCGCCGCGCTCGCTGCCTTGCTCGCTTCGAGGTGGGCCATCGCCCCCTCCACCGTGCGCAAGGGCTCCGGCCAATAGTCCCAAGCCTCGGAACCACCAGCCTGGTCCATCAACCAACGATAGATGCAGTAATTCTCCAGCCACGCCTTCTCCTCCCGCCGGAAGCGGAAGAAGGCGATATCCCCCGGACCGGAATTGAAGCGACTCCACGCTTTTTCCAACAAAGCACGCTTGGCCTGGCGAACCGCGGCATAGTTCACGCGATCGGCCTGGAGATGCTCCCCGAGCTCGACTCGCGCGAGTTCGACATCGGATTCCTCAAGGCCGGGAATATCCCGCGCATCCATCGACAAGTACAATGGCTCCAGCGCCACCGAGGTAATCGCGTTGTACGGACTATCGTCGCCACCGGTTTCATTCAGCGGCAGCAGTTGCAGAAAGCCGATGCCATTCGCAGCGCAACGGTCGATCCACTGCTTCAAGGCACGCGTATCACCAATACCAAGATCCCCCTCCCGGCGGGGCGTGAAAGCGGGCAGGAGGAGGCCTGCGAGTCGAACGGACATG
Encoded proteins:
- a CDS encoding DUF1501 domain-containing protein, whose product is MNARDFNRFDEPTRRSFITNAAKMYLGVQLMPFFNSAAAAAPAAATEAVKAKAKAVIYLYMSGGMSHIDTFDPKPKKKEVMGPMEAIPTKASDIFVGKNLPKTAEVMDKVCVINSMTSRQGAHEQGTYIMHTSYEMRGTVKHPSLGAWVMKLGGRTNPEIPGFVAIDSSADTSGGGFFGAKFAAAPIGSPTEGLQDSKKPGEVSKEDFERRLSLADRLNKQFHGKYQNADVKSYEELYQEAIKLMNSKDLKAFNINDESASVRSTYGDGRFAQGCMLARRLVEHGVKFVEVQLGGWDTHFDNFAAVEGRCKEFDQAYAGLLKDLESKGMLKDTLVVVATEFGRTPTIKTEHQNGRDHHPAAFTCLLAGGGVKGGYKHGETDPKGERVKDKPVMVQDFNATIANAMGLPHDLVVMSPSGRPFKFADKGVPVADVFA
- a CDS encoding DUF1549 domain-containing protein, coding for MKSRLFGSLACWLVVLPFVRAAEKPAPADDPVFIAKAARSIDATVAAWYRKEKLEVPAVTDDSTFLRRAFLVAIGRIPTVEEARFFLEIDDANKRVQLIDYLMKSPGYASNMTNWVFDLLRVTDDKPGFNGSFEPYRYWVRTAMENNMPWNEFTHKLLSAKGDGWDPETAAVGYYTRDRGMPLDNLANSMRVFLGSRMECAQCHDDPFGTTERHDFFELAAFTQGQGGEKQDLMKGLWDEINDGEKRRSTDYDVAQVMWDRVYGLSLGGTGEGKIKLPEDYQYRDGQPGQLIGAKTPFGKGVRISEKNDKGGGREMLAEWVTNKTGEQFASVAANRMWKHVMGRGVYEPVDEYKATKELHNPELMATLISLMGELNYDLRAFQKVLLNTKTFQFVPNPEPAKVATGDDFHGRQLSRLSAEQLWDSLITLASGDPDKKPRRSLDDRIYVGRKPVLVGKKNMVQVSKEVLALDSEAAVRSYFDKLLEEVKKGGGGGGGDSMGMMAKVQTYDSKAQVRASELPSPAPRNHLLYLFGQSDRIVVEGASREPNVGQVLSLMNGYVQEQLVNNSGAHLYKSLEGAGSDEEKIRRLYITILNRPPTSEEMGWMQDEVKKSGQNGYRNIVSALVMSSEFLFLQ
- a CDS encoding amino acid adenylation domain-containing protein, which codes for MTTRALTLDRPIVGPLPAVLDQRAAADAGRLAFRFLVDGEENERLLHYGELLRQARIQAANLVEAGASGKPVLLMHSPGLDFIIGLFACWYAGAIAVPAYPPSGNRHRQRLEAILRDSGAALAIGETPAKPIPGVRVLTWEELSTGQPFAGDAPYGEVPCLIQYTSGSTAKPKGVVLHHRHLRQHLAALGNTVRGLGIRSMLSWLPPYHDMGLILKILFSFDSGVPLTFFSPDHFVQRPVRWLRAISRYRAEFSGGPNFAFDLCLRSIRDEELAGLDLSCWTAAPTGAERIRIDTLQRFTRRFAPYGFRPETFLPGYGLAESTLIVTACRSGKFQSISHHPEAGQHVSCGPVIDGLSVRIADPATGQTLPPGKIGEIRVKGTSVAAGYWNHPEESARIFGAEGELHTGDRGYLENGELHVVGRIKDLIILGGTNVAPEDVEAALASAFPQFAAAAAFAGDTPTGEGLILAIESPRLPEKELAELATAIRRSIADSLELPIHRIVFVRTGTLPRTTSGKLQRSAAREAYQQRKLIVTFDEAALSPAIPPGGKWLDAVLDAVREVSGRDGVTAEDDLIAFGLSSIEATRLAALLRATTGVEVSLAELFSATSFGHLASSFEGRTGTPLPEIVPGSGRDSGLLTHSQERMGFLHQLEPESAAYHVFGALELEGPLDSLALERAYTTLLSRHSILRSRHRMNDGRLTVRLDDSPPPPIERSSGPREEVLHAFALRPFDLANESPIRALLIDCGKNHHIFALCAHHIVADGWSVRLLVRDLAAYYDAFTGGTQAPSPLAGPDYLDYAAWHRRWIEDGAADAATLYWKRRLTGHSGVMELATDFPRPAKPSSLGGAVERTVPAGLVERVTAFAKSRRVTPFMVQLAAFLLLLRRHGGDDDPVIAVPVANRNHAAAADLVGTLVNTLPFRLTLDPSETFLSLLNRVRDAAFEMQGAQDAPFERIIEAIRPERARDRTPLAQVMFDHQEIPIAETWHGGLRCRPYLAHRGAVQFDLSLLYFVLSDRQQVVLEYRDDLFKRETADAMLDRYLATLGAVCREASRPIHAIDGLSENDLLHLLSAGQGAARPGFPKQTTPALIAATCNRLAKQTALVCGEESLDYATLDSSAASLAASLQRKGIKPGDRIAILLERDLLLPVALLAAWKCGAAYVPLDSANPPERLALVLEDQAPLHVLVSPSLVDRLPPNTTSIVLDPAMLAGTSLPEPVPVNPQDAAYILYTSGSTGKPKGVIVSHGALANFLLSMQEEPGFSQGQRLLAVTTVSFDISALEIFLPLVAGGTVDLVPGCVARDPAALLSRLEATTPDVMQATPATWRMLIDAGWHGSPGMKILCGGEAMDLPLARKLLPLGRELWNLYGPTETTVWSTIWRVPDNPERILIGHPIANTGIHIAGNDGSPLPPGIPGELLISGAGLADGYWQHPDLTAERFVPTPSVEMPRIYRTGDLARWHADGSLECLGRSDGQIKIRGFRVELGEIDAALLSHLGIAEAATVLKDERLVAWYRPTVPGLPASEITAHLRARLPDYMIPAPLVAIDHMPLTASGKIDRKALAARPLPEASIENPVATNAGDPLVTELCQIWAGALGSRNVQPDDDFFALGGHSLVAARLVTEATQRTGITVSLDWLFDRPTPAGMAAQIREKAAPDLAEPRVLPLARGQGGTPLFWCHTLVDGGMGLLPYRETAQLLGDVTDSHGIAEGAHGFDTLAAMATAHVAKIRAAQPRGPYKIAGFCFGGNLAAEIASQLADAGEEIELLCLLEAAPPHPASHHNPWLHLATWQRILSRLPGRVKSFMKRDAEAVLRRLKMKQRAAASEMTRLSRKDGIPDIRGILDLDVLDPESQERATLHWEALHKHQSRLPRAKRIVLIRADDDGWLPRPPTLGWSAPCEIEVHTVPGRHEEFLRRRSAKEVADVMRQVLFPQKA
- a CDS encoding 4-alpha-glucanotransferase; its protein translation is MSASLTRMSVRLAGLLLPAFTPRREGDLGIGDTRALKQWIDRCAANGIGFLQLLPLNETGGDDSPYNAITSVALEPLYLSMDARDIPGLEESDVELARVELGEHLQADRVNYAAVRQAKRALLEKAWSRFNSGPGDIAFFRFRREEKAWLENYCIYRWLMDQAGGSEAWDYWPEPLRTVEGAMAHLEASKAASAAVVEERLEFYAWVQWLCFVQWRSVREHADHKNVKLMGDIPIGVSRYSADVFFNREDFDLNWCGGAPPETLFKHDRFIQQWGQNWGIPLYRWDRMEAAGFPWWRQRISMLTDIFHIFRIDHVLGFYRIYSFPWQPQRNAEFLGLTEDEAVELTGGPLPGWSPRPDDTPENRELNRAEGDVRLKMVIEAARGAAVVGEDLGCVPEYVRPHLASLDVAGFRVPHWDADEEGHVILPDELPECSFATYATHDHDSLPAMWEGFREIAEDPEAEEGERSGAVNNLRLMAEFADIEPDQPYSAEVKEALFKALLDSKSRYAAIMITDLCDLTDRINSPGTVGPQNWSFRLPDSLESVALAELAKLRPLIQEAKRC